A window of the Astyanax mexicanus isolate ESR-SI-001 chromosome 22, AstMex3_surface, whole genome shotgun sequence genome harbors these coding sequences:
- the LOC111189600 gene encoding uncharacterized protein LOC111189600, with the protein MRKLDYYTPKLLALMKVKGGVVGTKLRPHLDKMCQDQSIEMRRDAIIRSLILYLGEKEEELFKDCLEDNRSDVTEHLLKILVIHGAEGEDPVDVSILLDGAEILPGCCNTAKACALLMGLIYALNLAYPLSLRYTFEVFQKLFLELDVIKLSPKVQALKSKLLS; encoded by the exons ATGCGCAAACTTGACTACTACACTCCAAAACTTCTTGCCCTGATGAAGGTCAAAGGAGGTGTCGTGGGGACCAAGCTGAGACCACACTTGGACAAAATGTGTCAG GATCAAAGCATTGAAATGAGACGAGATGCTATTATCCGCAGCCTCATACTGTACCTTGGTGAGAAAGAAGAAGAACTTTTTAAAGATTGCCTG GAAGATAACCGCAGTGACGTGACTGAACACCTCCTTAAGATATTGGTCATCCATGGTGCTGAGGGAGAGGATCCAGTGGATGTCTCAATCCTTCTTGATGGTGCAGAGATCTTGCCGGGATGCTGCAACACTGCCAAAGCTTGTGCGCTGCTCATGGGGCTAATTTATGCTCTGAATCTGGCATACCCTTTGTCACTGCGATACACTTTTGAGGTGTTCCAGAAGCTTTTCCTGGAGCTGGATGTAATTAAACTGTCCCCGAAGGTACAAGCTTTAAAGTCAAAGTTGCTGTCTTAA